The following are from one region of the Macrobrachium nipponense isolate FS-2020 chromosome 21, ASM1510439v2, whole genome shotgun sequence genome:
- the LOC135197821 gene encoding uncharacterized protein LOC135197821 isoform X1: MIRPDAVKKLPHHEQLEFCYTRAKYRQGRKLTSVKVYTVNDESRYLIVTGVPAVKILEELERLCLRYGNIELFEILPDYPQPSFEEAYLLKYKNIKNARFAKVKLDGTSFYGGILHVCYAPELESLEETREKLADRRKSIAALTRYKMNASEVNKAKQMDNVQIHRAATKRYLSQMKEDVSCMYKKYFDTDKEASKNVPSQSTCVTEIPLKTSCDLVENIHYDDKLISSKDSKQTDTVPSTAWNNPCVPQATTKSDTCKLNPPSKKKIRMFKNKKILSYSIKENN; encoded by the coding sequence ATGATTCGCCCTGATGCTGTGAAAAAGCTTCCTCATCATGAACAACTTGAATTTTGCTATACCAGAGCCAAATACCGTCAGGGGAGAAAGTTGACGTCAGTCAAAGTTTACACTGTTAATGATGAGTCTAGATACTTAATTGTCACTGGTGTGCCTGCTGTAAAGATTCTTGAAGAACTGGAAAGGCTGTGTCTCAGATATGGAAATATAGAATTATTTGAAATTCTTCCGGATTATCCTCAACCAAGTTTTGAAGAAGCATATCTTTtaaagtacaaaaatattaagaatGCAAGGTTTGCCAAGGTGAAGTTAGATGGAACATCTTTTTATGGAGGAATTTTACATGTATGTTATGCACCAGAGTTGGAATCTTTGGAAGAAACCAGAGAAAAATTGGCAGATCGTCGGAAGAGCATAGCAGCCTTGACCAGATATAAGATGAATGCTAGtgaagtaaacaaagcaaaacaaatggATAATGTACAGATTCATAGGGCTGCAACAAAGCGCTATCTATCCCAGATGAAAGAAGATGTGTCTtgtatgtataagaaatattttgacACAGATAAAGAAGCAAGTAAAAATGTACCTTCTCAAAGTACATGTGTAACTGAAATACCCTTGAAGACCTCATGTGACTTAGTGGAAAATATACATTATGATGACAAATTAATATCCTCCAAAGATTCTAAGCAAACTGATACAGTTCCATCTACTGCATGGAACAACCCATGTGTACCACAGGCAACTACCAAGTCAGACACCTGTAAACTGAATcctccaagcaaaaaaaaaataagaatgttcaaaaataaaaaaatattgtcatattCCATTAAAGAGAACAATTGA